TCGAGCAGATCGTCGATGTGATCGACGAGATCAAAGATCGCGACCTGATCATCATCGAAGGCGCGGGCGGCGTGCTGGTTCGCTTCGATGAACTCGGAGGCACCTTGATCGATCTGGCTGTTGCACTCGAAGCCCCGGTCGTCCTGGTGGCGCGGGCCGGACTCGGCACCCTGAATCACTCGGCCCTCTCGATCGAAGCCCTGCGTAACAGGGGAGCCGAATGCCCCGGCGTAGTCATCGGCGCCTGGCCAGAGGCACCGGACCTTGTGGCCCGCGCCAACGTGTCAGACTTGCCCTCTTATTGCGGCGCTCCGCTGCTCGGCCGGATCCCTGATGGCGCGGCCAGGCTGGATCCCCTCGAATTTCAAACTCAAGCCCAAAGCTG
The DNA window shown above is from Thermoleophilia bacterium and carries:
- the bioD gene encoding ATP-dependent dethiobiotin synthetase BioD — encoded protein: MKALIVAGTDTGVGKTMVTAAFASQAQRAGRRVAVLKPAQTGLPEGESGDVDEVKRLSGVEDIHEIVRHPEPLAPATAAAQVGDPGITVEQIVDVIDEIKDRDLIIIEGAGGVLVRFDELGGTLIDLAVALEAPVVLVARAGLGTLNHSALSIEALRNRGAECPGVVIGAWPEAPDLVARANVSDLPSYCGAPLLGRIPDGAARLDPLEFQTQAQSWINSGGLL